ACACGGCAATTCCTTATTAGACTATAGCCCAGAAGGGAAAAGGGATTTACTCGCCATGGCCCATCTCAGAGCCCGTAAGGAATCCGGACAGTTCTTTGGATAAAGACTTTATATTTTTTTAAAAATTAGAATATACTATGGCAAAATTACCTATAGAAGCAGAAAAAATTATCGAAAAATACGGCCCATCACTTCAAATGCCCAATAAAGAAGCCGTTCCGGGCAGAGACGAACCGGATAGAGTGGTGGAGACCCATTGCTGCTTCTGCGGTATGCAGTGTGGCATCAAACTTTTAGCAAAAAATAATAAAGTAGTAGGTTTTGAACCTTGGATGGAGTTTCCTTTCAACGAGGGGAGATTATGCCCAAAGGGGGTGCTGCGTTACATGCAGAACAACCATGATGACCGTTTGACATCACCCATCGTTAATAAGCCTGGTGTTGGATTTGTACCAGTTTCCTGGGATGAAGCGATGGATACTACTGTTTCAGAGATCAAAAGAATACAGGAACAATACGGCAATGATGCCTTTGCCATGCTTTCTGGCGTTTCATTGACCAACGAAAAATCCTATATGGTAGGCAAGTTTGCCAGAACCGCGCTTAAAACCAAAAACTTAGATTACAACGGCCGTCTTTGTATGGTTTCAGCCGGTGCTGGGAACAAAAAAGCATTTGGCTTAGATAGGACATCCAATAATTATCAGGATTTAGAGAAAGCAGAAGTCATCATCGTTACAGGAGCTAATGTATCCGAAACCTTCCCTACGCTAACACACTGGATTTGGAAAGCAAGGGATCTTGGGGCAAAACTCATCGTTGTGGACCCCCGTATGATTCCTTTAGCAAGGACCGCTGATATTCATTTAGACATTCGGCCAGGGACTGATTCGGCACTTTTTGGGGCGATTCTTAACTATATGGTTCAGCATGACATGTTGGATCATGATTTTATAGACAACCACACCTCCGGTTTCGAAGAAGCCATAGAAGCCGTAAAAGATTATACCCTAGAATGGGCAGAAGAAATCACAGGCGCTAAAAAGGAAAAAATTGAAGAAGCGGCAAAGCTTTGGGGAAAAGCCTCTACATCATTTCTCTTACATGCCCGAGGAATAGAGCATCATACCAAGGGTGTGGAGAATGTCCTTAGCTGCATAAACATCGTTCTAGCTTCTGGTAGAATTGGCAAACCATACTGTGGCTACGGAACCATTACCGGACAAGGAAATGGGCAGGGCGGTAGAGAGCATGGCCATAAATGCGACCAATTACCTGGAAACCGCGATATAGAGAACCCTGACCACCGGAAATACATATCGGAAGTCTGGGGAATCGACGAAAAAGATATGCCCGGAAAAGGACTTTCCGCCTACGAAATCATAGACGCCATACATCGTGGGGAAATTCGGGGACTCATTTCTATTTGTTTCAACCCCCTTGTGTCACTTCCTAACAGTAAATATGTAAGAGAAGCCCTAGAAAAGTTAGAATTTTACGTAGGGATTGATTTCTTTTTAAGTGAAACCTTAAGACACGCAAATATTGTATTGCCAGGCAGTCTACACGAAGAAGAAGACGGTACGGTTACTACCGCGGAAGGCAGAGTGGTACGCATCAGAAAAGCGGTAGATCCGCCAAAAGGCGCAAGAACGGATTCCCAAATCATTATAGACCTTGCCAACAGATTAGGAGCGGGAGACAAATTCCCCTACCAAAAAAGCGAAGATGTTTTCAATGAACTGCGCGTAGCTTCTAAAGGAGGAACAGCAGACTACTACGGAATTACGTACGAAAAAATTGAAAAAAACATGGGCGTATTCTGGCCGTGCCCAGACCTGGATCATCCCGGGACGCCACGACTATGGGAAGACAAGAAGTTCAAGACACCAGACGGCAAGGCGCATTTCAATCCTGTAAGATACCACGAAAGCGGCGACCCGGTTGATGCGGAATATCCAATTATATTAACCACAGGACGGGTAGTCTCTCAATACCTAAGTGGCTCACAAACCCGTAGAATAGGTAAATTAGTAGAGCAGTTTGCACAACCATTATTGGAGGTTCACCCAACATTAGCCGCACAGTATGGCATCAAGCAAAATGAAGAAGTCATCGTAAAAACCAAAAGAGGCGAAGCCACCTTCCCTGCCAATATTGTAGAAACCATTAGGGAAGACACCGTTTTTCTCCCTTATCACTGGCCGGGTAGAAAATCCGCCAATCAATTAACAAGCGGCCATCTTGACCCAATTTCTAAGATTCCAGAATTTAAAGTGAGTGCTTGTGCATTACAACCCACAGGAAAGATCGTAGAAATTAATAAAAATTCAGAAGCCTATAAAAGTTCATAAAAATATGTCTCAATATTATAAATTACAAGAAGAGTTTTTTGTGGATATGCAGCGCTGTATCGGTTGCAAATCTTGCGAAGCTGCCTGTGCAGAGTGCGAAACCAATGGCGAGGAACCTATGATCCATGTGAACTATGTGAACAGAGCCGAAACCATACAGACTACGGTTCAGGTATGCATGCACTGCGAGGATCCGGTCTGTGCCAACGTGTGCCCAGCGGATGCCATTACCAAAGACGAATTTGGGATCGTACATACCGCGAACACTTCCCGTTGCATCGGTTGTTCTAACTGTGTGATGGCTTGCCCGTTTGGGGTTCCCAAAAAAGTAGAACAATACGACCTGATGATGAAGTGCAATATGTGCTACGACAGAACAAGTGTAGGGAAAAAACCAATGTGTGCGACAGTTTGCCCTAGTGGCGCCCTATACTATGGCACCAGAGAAGAAATGGCTAAAATGAGACCTAACTCCACCCCTGTAAATCGCTTTATTTTCGGTATGGAAACTGTAAAAACAAAAGTGAACATTATGATGCCAAAAGGAAGTACAGAACTGAAAATCTTTTAAAATTTTATACAATCATAATTAAGCATACCGAAAAATATGAGCAACGAAGATAAACACTGGAAGCAAGATTTCCCTATAAACAGAGGAGAAGCAAACCAAGTGAGCCGAAGAGATTTCGCAAAATTATTGGCAGTAGTATCCGGAGGAATGGTTTTAGGGAACGGACTTATTGCAGCAAATGCCTTTTTCACTGATAAAAGAGAAGGAGGCGAGAAACACAAAATATGCTCAAAAAGTGATATCCCAGTTGGTGGGACCAAATCCTTTGTTTTAGAAAACGAAACGATCCCCTATATTCTAATCCATACCGAAGAAGGCGAGTTTTATGCATACGAACAAAAATGCACCCATCTTTCCTGTGCTGTCTATTATAAACCTGGTACATTAAAAATCGAATGCCCGTGCCATAACGGCTGGTTTGATGTGAAGACTGGGGCAGTATTGCAAGGCCCGCCACCACGTCCGCTGAAAAAACTGGTGGTAACCCTGGAAGGTGAAGAAATCTTTGTAGAACATCCTAAAACCGAAAAAGCATGAGTAACTTCAGAACTGGACAAGAAAGCGCCCATCCACAGAAAAAAAGCATGATCATGTCCACCCTTATCGTCGTGCTTTTAACAAATCTCCTCATTCAGATTTGGCTGCTGTACACCGCACTGAACAATGCCTTAGATGGTCATGAAGAAGTGGCCTATAGTACCTTTATCGCCTCTTTAGTATTATTTTTGGCAAGTACTATCTGGCTGTACTTCTTACCAAAAAATGTAAAATAATTGATGCTGAAAGACAAACACAATAGAATACACGATTACCTGCGGATATCCATCACCGATAACTGCAACTTTCGCTGCACCTATTGTATGCCGGACGAGAAAATTACTTTTTTAAAGAAGCAATTCCTAATGTCACCCGATGAGATCTTCCAACTCTCAAAAACCTTTGTGGGATTAGGCGTTAATAAGATAAGATTAACGGGTGGCGAACCATTGGTCAGAAAAGATTTTGGCGAAATTATTTCAAGATTATCCCTACTATCCGTCAAAATTGGCATCTCAACCAATGGCTTACTCTTGGATCGGTATTTAGACGACATCAAGAAAGCCGACATCTCGTCCATCAATATTAGTTTGGACACCTTGAATCCGGAAAAATTCAAAAACATAACGCAACGCAATAACTTCAGGCAGGTGTGGGATAACATCCTGTTATGCATCAAAGAAAACATTCACGTAAAAGTGAACATGGTCGTGATAAAAGGTGTGAATGATGAGGAGATTGCTGATTTTGTCTCCCTCACCAAAACGCTTCCGATACACGTACGACTGATCGAATTCATGCCTTTCGACCAGAACAACTGGAACCAGGAGAAAGTATACAGTAATAAAGCTGCACTAGAAAAGATCAGCGAGCAATTTCCGCTGTTCAAACTGAAAGACGGCAAAAGCGATACCGATAAAAAATTCGGGATTTTTGGGCATACCGGGACCATCAGTTTCATTTCTACCCTTACCGATTCCTTTTGCAGCACCTGCAACCGAATGCGGGTTACAGCGGATGGGAAAATGAAAAACTGCCTCTTCGGAAAAGATGAATTGGATCTTATATCTGCCATCAGAAAAGGAGAAAGCATTATCCCGATCATCGAAAAATCGATTTTCTTGAAACATCAAAAATTAGGCGGACAGTTTGATGATTATAAAAACATAGAGCCCCATATTTTAGAAAATCGTAGTATGATAAAAATTGGTGGGTGAAAATAATTTAGTCAAACACACTAAAAAACATCCGAAAACCCATGATAAGCTATCCATCTGCAATAGAAATTCTAAAAAACAGAAGTAAAGATCATAAGGAAGTAACTTTACCTTTAGCAAAGTGTCTTCATCTACAGGCGGCAGAAGATGTTTTTGCCCCTATCAATGTCCCTACATTCGATAATTCAGCGATGGATGGATATGCCTTTCGGTATGAAGATTATCAAAATGGCACATCGCTTAGAACAATCAGCGAAATCCAGGCAGGAACAAACCTGCTTCTATCCATTGGGA
This DNA window, taken from Chryseobacterium sp. 6424, encodes the following:
- a CDS encoding 4Fe-4S dicluster domain-containing protein — encoded protein: MSQYYKLQEEFFVDMQRCIGCKSCEAACAECETNGEEPMIHVNYVNRAETIQTTVQVCMHCEDPVCANVCPADAITKDEFGIVHTANTSRCIGCSNCVMACPFGVPKKVEQYDLMMKCNMCYDRTSVGKKPMCATVCPSGALYYGTREEMAKMRPNSTPVNRFIFGMETVKTKVNIMMPKGSTELKIF
- a CDS encoding DUF6755 family protein; the protein is MSNFRTGQESAHPQKKSMIMSTLIVVLLTNLLIQIWLLYTALNNALDGHEEVAYSTFIASLVLFLASTIWLYFLPKNVK
- a CDS encoding Rieske (2Fe-2S) protein — encoded protein: MSNEDKHWKQDFPINRGEANQVSRRDFAKLLAVVSGGMVLGNGLIAANAFFTDKREGGEKHKICSKSDIPVGGTKSFVLENETIPYILIHTEEGEFYAYEQKCTHLSCAVYYKPGTLKIECPCHNGWFDVKTGAVLQGPPPRPLKKLVVTLEGEEIFVEHPKTEKA
- the moaA gene encoding GTP 3',8-cyclase MoaA, coding for MLKDKHNRIHDYLRISITDNCNFRCTYCMPDEKITFLKKQFLMSPDEIFQLSKTFVGLGVNKIRLTGGEPLVRKDFGEIISRLSLLSVKIGISTNGLLLDRYLDDIKKADISSINISLDTLNPEKFKNITQRNNFRQVWDNILLCIKENIHVKVNMVVIKGVNDEEIADFVSLTKTLPIHVRLIEFMPFDQNNWNQEKVYSNKAALEKISEQFPLFKLKDGKSDTDKKFGIFGHTGTISFISTLTDSFCSTCNRMRVTADGKMKNCLFGKDELDLISAIRKGESIIPIIEKSIFLKHQKLGGQFDDYKNIEPHILENRSMIKIGG
- a CDS encoding molybdopterin oxidoreductase family protein, whose protein sequence is MAKLPIEAEKIIEKYGPSLQMPNKEAVPGRDEPDRVVETHCCFCGMQCGIKLLAKNNKVVGFEPWMEFPFNEGRLCPKGVLRYMQNNHDDRLTSPIVNKPGVGFVPVSWDEAMDTTVSEIKRIQEQYGNDAFAMLSGVSLTNEKSYMVGKFARTALKTKNLDYNGRLCMVSAGAGNKKAFGLDRTSNNYQDLEKAEVIIVTGANVSETFPTLTHWIWKARDLGAKLIVVDPRMIPLARTADIHLDIRPGTDSALFGAILNYMVQHDMLDHDFIDNHTSGFEEAIEAVKDYTLEWAEEITGAKKEKIEEAAKLWGKASTSFLLHARGIEHHTKGVENVLSCINIVLASGRIGKPYCGYGTITGQGNGQGGREHGHKCDQLPGNRDIENPDHRKYISEVWGIDEKDMPGKGLSAYEIIDAIHRGEIRGLISICFNPLVSLPNSKYVREALEKLEFYVGIDFFLSETLRHANIVLPGSLHEEEDGTVTTAEGRVVRIRKAVDPPKGARTDSQIIIDLANRLGAGDKFPYQKSEDVFNELRVASKGGTADYYGITYEKIEKNMGVFWPCPDLDHPGTPRLWEDKKFKTPDGKAHFNPVRYHESGDPVDAEYPIILTTGRVVSQYLSGSQTRRIGKLVEQFAQPLLEVHPTLAAQYGIKQNEEVIVKTKRGEATFPANIVETIREDTVFLPYHWPGRKSANQLTSGHLDPISKIPEFKVSACALQPTGKIVEINKNSEAYKSS